One region of Oncorhynchus tshawytscha isolate Ot180627B unplaced genomic scaffold, Otsh_v2.0 Un_contig_10316_pilon_pilon, whole genome shotgun sequence genomic DNA includes:
- the LOC112240096 gene encoding serine protease FAM111B codes for MTLLSTTMDLIMLNHFTGYFTGPMAAMVKSEPLESDIYPEMEHCHSFFFSCPTHKIPEEGITCTKPGTIWRALETNDTFKELNQMDRKTLKGKDIVIKSCKGYIVKHFPCWLIKEDDRLTIEMVTHATDEPAGVTDQETDNYVTFSVETTGGKNSKSKQILGNKQLESYGPLCVYAKQKEEVKKALRNDGRFSNIVFEQKCQLSERSTGSKVSMGQIAKKLNGRNFEMCLTKHKEKMAIKMETSDSTIKTKNIITTQTSLFNPSPDSEGDGTQMPPSTLTTERSDVGESSSRRKQKRKCIPVPKHGEILTILRNQFDDLVKQMESRREDSQQKTFPEELDLMKQEFGKIRQKFSEVHRVKKLIELGASVCQVIVEGVQGVQGTGFVLFDNYILTNAHLFGENVRENIQLLVNVSVKVQL; via the exons ATGACCCTCTTATCAACCACAATGGACTTAATAATGTTGAATCATTTCACAGGTTATTTCACAGGTCCAATGGCAGCCATGGTGAAGTCTGAGCCGCTTGAGAGCGAT ATTTATCCAGAAATGGAACACTGTCACTCATTCTTCTTCAGTTGCCCAACTCATAAAATACCCGAAGAGGGAATCACCTGCACCAAACCTGGAACAATATGGAGAGCTCTTGAAACTAATGACACATTCAAGGAGTTAAACCAAATGGACAGGAAGACACTGAAAGGGAAAGATATTGTCATTAAGAGTTGTAAGGGGTACATAGTGAAGCACTTCCCATGTTGGCTGATCAAAGAGGATGACCGTCTCACTATTGAGATGGTCACACATGCCACAGATGAACCTGCAGGGGTCACGGATCAGGAAACAGACAATTATGTCACTTTCTCTGTTGAGACAACGGGAGGGAAAAACAGCAAATCAAAACAAATACTTGGAAACAAACAACTGGAGTCCTACGGACCTCTATGTGTCTATGCCAAACAGAAGGAGGAAGTGAAGAAGGCTCTACGAAATGATGGACGCTTCTCAAACATTGTGTTTGAACAGAAATGCCAGCTCTCTGAGCGATCAACAGGAAGCAAGGTTTCAATGGGGCAAATTGCAAAAAAACTTAATGGTAGAAACTTTGAAATGTGTCTGACAAAACATAAGGAGAAAATGGCAATTAAGATGGAAACATCCGACTCCacaataaaaactaaaaacattatAACCACGCAAACATCTCTGTTCAACCCAAGCCCTGACTCTGAAGGAGACGGCACACAGATGCCTCCATCGACGCTAACAACTGAAAGATCAGATGTAGGGGAGTCCTCTTCGAGAAGAAAGCAGAAACGAAAATGCATTCCCGTGCCAAAACATGGTGAAATATTGACGATCCTTCGCAACCAGTTTGATGATCTGGTGAAGCAGATGGAAAGTAGGAGGGAGGACAGCCAACAGAAGACATTTCCTGAAGAGTTGGATCTCATGAAGCAGGAATTCGGGAAAATCAGACAAAAGTTCTCTGAGGTTCACAGAGTGAAGAAATTGATTGAACTTGGTGCCTCCGTTTGTCAGGTGATTGTTGAAGGTGTTCAGGGTGTTCAGGGGACAGGCTTCGTGCTGTTCGACAACTACATCCTAACAAATGCACATTTGTTTGGTGAAAATGTAAGAGAAAACATACAGTTGTTAGTCAATGTATCTGTGAAAGTTCAACTATGA